A genome region from Panicum virgatum strain AP13 chromosome 4K, P.virgatum_v5, whole genome shotgun sequence includes the following:
- the LOC120703032 gene encoding uncharacterized protein LOC120703032 has translation MHLQETANGEVLTLRALVHNKVMLILIDSGSSHSFINTSFVDLIGLHTVPSPTKAVKLANGQVLYTDKTVPSLEWWCQGYTLCTSMQVLDLGAYDAILGYDWLQQNSPMTCDWVNHVLEFSNQGHPIKLQGTMPAPMTLSAISAESYVKWQQGNDVWALAVIQMGDPPSSSTPAPELATLLEEFADVFAKPDKLPPQRTYDHSIPLFPGSIPVNSRPYRYSPLHKDEIERQIKELLTAGLISHSTSPFASPVLLVQKKDGSWRFCVDYRKLNDLTIKNRFPLPIIEEILDELFGSKFFTKLDMTSGYHQIRMLPMDEHKTAFKTHHGHFQFRVMPFGLINAPATF, from the coding sequence ATGCACTTGCAGGAAACTGCTAATGGAGAGGTGCTTACTCTTCGAGCACTGGTCCACAACAAAGTGATGCTTATTCTCATTGATAGTGGCAGCTCCCACAGTTTCATTAATACTTCTTTTGTTGATTTGATTGGACTCCACACTGTTCCATCACCAACCAAGGCAGTCAAATTGGCTAATGGTCAGGTTTTGTATACTGACAAGACAGTTCCATCACTGGAATGGTGGTGCCAGGGATATACTCTCTGTACAAGCATGCAGGTGTTGGATTTAGGGGCATATGATGCAATTTTAGGCTATGATTGGCTGCAACAGAACAGTCCAATGACTTGTGATTGGGTTAATCATGTACTGGAATTCTCTAACCAGGGCCACCCAATCAAACTTCAAGGTACTATGCCAGCACCAATGACACTATCTGCAATTTCAGCTGAAAGTTATGTCAAATGGCAACAGGGTAATGATGTTTGGGCTTTAGCGGTCATTCAGATGGGTGATCCACCCTCCTCCTCTACTCCTGCACCTGAACTTGCTACTCTATTAGAAGAATTTGCTGATGTGTTTGCTAAACCCGATAAACTTCCACCTCAGAGAACCTATGATCACTCTATACCTTTGTTTCCTGGTTCTATTCCAGTAAATTCTAGGCCCTACAGATACTCTCCACTCCATAAGGATGAGATTGAGAGGCAAATCAAAGAATTGCTCACTGCTGGATTAATCAGTCATAGTACTAGCCCATTTGCATCCCCAGTGTTATTAGTCCAGAAGAAAGATGGAAGTTGGAGGTTTTGTGTGGATTATAGAAAGTTGAATGACTTAACTATCAAAAACAGATTTCCATTGCCTATCATTGAGGAAATTCTAGATGAACTGTTTGGCTCCAAGTTCTTTACTAAGTTGGATATGACCTCTGGTTACCATCAGATACGCATGCTGCCTATGGATGAACATAAGACAGCTTTCAAAACACATCATGGTCATTTTCAGTTCAGAGTAATGCCTTTTGGTCTTATCAACGCCCCTGCAACATTTTAG
- the LOC120703033 gene encoding DNA polymerase lambda-like, which yields MAPKRKPARGAAAEERDPDGMFHGVSAFIVPHGVQARRLEVWKQRLVQMGGRVVEKLDKGGAAAGVNHVLAMDAKALLRELDAAWLHRFRGSVVSFEWLEECLKSGERLPEHKFTINYEEEFKPKKAAGNGGSGGLQPAKRSKISSEDPGDQQRTSDEDREEHSNASADKGSGVKTKPNQYASSQSSSGDTKDTVGSHATFDIEEASSGGPSIYAPADLNRNITKIFGRLIDIYRALGDDRRSFSYYKAIPVIEKLPFKIESAEQVKDLPTIGKSLKDHINEIVTTGKLSKLEHFENDEKVRTISLFGEVWGVGPATALKLYEKGHRTLDDLRKDESLTNAQRIGLKYFDDIKQRIPRHEVSEMEKLLQDVGKDILPGVIIVCGGSYRRGKASCGDMDIVITHPDGESHVGFLPNFVQRLKEINFLREDLIFSIHSVDGSDSGVDTYFGLCTYPGHELRHRIDLKVYPRNRYACGLLAWTGNDVLNRRLRLLADSKGYVLDDTGLYLATRGSGGKHAGRSDAIVNCHTEKDVFDTLGFPWLEPHERNL from the exons ATGGCGCCGAAGCGGAAGCCCgcgcggggggcggcggcggaggagcgggaCCCCGACGGAATGTTCCACGGCGTCTCCGCCTTCATCGTTCCCCACGGCGTCCAGGCCCGCCGTCTCGAG GTGTGGAAGCAGAGGCTGGTGCAGATGGGGGGCCGCGTCGTGGAGAAGCTCGACaagggcggcgctgcggcgggggTCAACCACGTGCTGGCCATGGACGCCAAGGCTCTGCTCcgggagctcgacgccgcctGGCTCCACCGTTTCCGCGGG AGTGTGGTGTCCTTCGAATGGCTGGAGGAATGCCTCAAGTCCGGGGAGAGGCTGCCCGAGCACAAGTTTACAATCAACTATGAAGAGGAATTTAAGCCGAAGAAGGCAGCTGGCAATGGAGGTTCGGGTGGGTTGCAGCCTGCGAAAAGGAGCAAAATATCATCTGAGGATCCTGGGGATCAGCAGAGAACAAGCGACGAGGATAGGGAGGAGCATTCAAATGCAAGTGCGGATAAAGGTTCAGGTGTCAAGACAAAGCCTAACCAGTATGCAAGTAGCCAAAGTAGCTCCGGAGATACCAAGGATACCGTAGGTTCTCATGCTACATTTGACATCGAG GAAGCCTCCTCTGGAGGTCCCAGCATTTATGCTCCGGCAGACTTGAATAGGAACATCACCAAGATTTTCGGAAGGCTTATCGATATATATAGGG CCCTGGGAGATGACAGAAGATCATTTAGCTATTACAAGGCCATACCGGTAATTGAGAAATTGCCATTCAAAATAGAAAGTGCTGAGCAAGTTAAAGACCTCCCTACCATTGGGAAATCTTTGAAAGACCAT ATAAATGAAATAGTTACAACTGGTAAACTCTCCAAGCTGGAACACTTTGAGAATGATGAAAAG GTGCGGACTATCAGCTTATTTGGAGAAGTTTGGGGGGTTGGCCCTGCCACTGCACTCAAGTTATATGAAAAGGGACACCGTACTCTTGATGATCTGCGAAAAGATGAGTCACTTACAAATGCTCAGAGGATTGGATTGAAGTACTTTGATGATATCAAGCAAAGAATCCCCCGGCATGAG GTTAGCGAGATGGAGAAGCTTTTGCAAGATGTTGGGAAGGATATCTTGCCTGGG GTAATAATTGTTTGCGGAGGATCATATAGACGTGGAAAAGCTTCTTGTGGTGACATGGATATTGTTATAACTCATCCTGATGGAGAAAG TCATGTAGGTTTTTTGCCCAACTTTGTTCAACGGCTGAAGGAAATTAACTTTTTGAGGGAGGATCTTATCTTTAGCATACACAGCGTTGAT GGATCAGATAGTGGGGTTGACACATATTTTGGTCTTTGCACATATCCTGGGCATGAACTGCGGCACCGCATTGACTTAAag GTATACCCAAGGAACAGATATGCATGTGGACTGCTTGCATGGACTGGAAATGATGTACTAAATCGACG GCTAAGACTATTAGCAGATTCGAAAGGATACGTGCTTGATGACACTGGATTGTATCTAGCTACACGGGGCAGTGGTGGAAAGCAT GCAGGTAGATCGGATGCGATTGTCAACTGTCACACTGAGAAGGATGTTTTCGACACTCTTGGATTCCCTTGGCTCGAACCCCATGAGCGCAATCTTTAG
- the LOC120703035 gene encoding ankyrin repeat domain-containing protein EMB506, chloroplastic-like, which translates to MLPWAATASPAATPATFAISLASLLRAAYPRPPRPPFRPLPLLLRAGLRAPPRAASSNGDVFWEEPDDGSGSDYEDEVEEENERRRSSRSPSPSPLSRLEAARQQEQELRREIELLLTPEEKAILDQHETPDVTKISSPKWHPLHSYALALQIPLMDRLLDSGVDINLLDKDGFTPLHKAIIGKKEAVISHLLRKGANPHVRDRDGATPLHYAVQAGALQTVKLLIKYKVDVNVADNDGWTPLHLAIQSRNRDIVKVLLVNGADRTRRTKDGRTALDLSLCFGRDFKSYDLAKLVKLIPANRV; encoded by the exons ATGCTCCCATGGGCGGCCACGGCGTCACCCGCCGCCACTCCGGCCACCTTCGCCATCTCCTTAGCTagtctcctccgcgccgcctatCCCCGCCCTCCACGGCCTCCCTTCCGCCCcctcccgctgctgctgcgtgcGGGCCTCAGGgccccaccgcgcgccgcctctTCCAACGGCGACGTCTTCTGGGAGGAGCCGGACGACGGGTCCGGGAGCGACTATGAGGACGAAGTGGAGGAGGAGAACGAGCGGAGGAGGAGCTCACGTTCCCCGTCCCCCTCGCCGCTCTCCAggctggaggcggcgcggcagcaAGAACAGGAGCTCCGAAGAG AAATCGAGCTCCTCTTGACGCCAGAAGAGAAGGCTATCTTGGATCAACACGAGACCCCTGATGTCACTAAAATATCATCA CCGAAATGGCATCCGCTTCATAGTTATGCGTTGGCGCTGCAGATACCTCTCATGGACAGGCTCCTTGACAGTGGAGTTGACATCAATTTACTTGATAAA GATGGCTTCACCCCCCTTCACAAGGCAATCATAGGCAAGAAAGAGGCTGTCATTAGCCATCTCCTAAGAAAAGGGGCAAATCCCCATGTTAGAGATAGG GATGGAGCCACACCATTACATTATGCTGTTCAAGCTGGTGCCCTGCAAACCGTGAAGTTACTGATTAAGTACAAGGTTGACGTCAATGTTGCTGATAAT GATGGATGGACACCGCTACATTTAGCCATACAGAGTAGAAATAGAGATATAGTAAAGGTCTTGCTTGTCAACGGTGCGGATAGGACAAGAAGAACCAAG GATGGAAGGACTGCATTGGATCTAAGCTTATGTTTTGGAAGGGATTTCAAGTCGTATGATCTTGCAAAGCTTGTAAAACTTATTCCAGCAAACAGAGTGTGA